The Mangrovivirga cuniculi genomic sequence AAAGTGGTTAAAGATGCACCCGGAAAAAATTATCAGTGGTCAGATAATATCCGACCCAACTAAAATTCCACTGGATACATTAAGAGCATGGCATAAATCTGGTGAATTAGATGTTATCGGTGAAGTAGCTCCAAATTATGAGGGTATTAAACCCGATGATAAAAAAATAACACCTCTTTTTGATTTGGCAGAAGAACTAAATATTCCTATTGCATTTCACATTTTACCAGGTGGCCCGCCGGGTGGAGTATACTTCGCATATCCTAAAACTAGGGCTTCACATGCAAGGCCGCTATTAATTGAAGAACATTTGATCAGTCACCCTAAAGTACCTATATATATTATGCATGCCGGATGGCCTTTTGCAGATGAAATGAAAGCATTGATGTATGCACATCCACAAGTGTATGTCGATGTAGGAGTTATCTCCTGGGTACTCGAAGAATCCGAATTCCATTCTTATATTAAAGAACTTGTCGATGCGGGTTTTGAAAAAAGAATAATGTTTGGAAGTGATCAAATGGCATTTACCAGTATGATCGAAAAAGCAATACACAATCTAAATTCTTCAGATTTGACCCTAGAACAGAAAGAAGATATTTTCTATAATAATGCTGCACGATTCCTGAATCTTTCCGATGAAACAATAAAAGAACATAAACAAATGGCTTCTAAATAAAGCGATATAAATTTATAAGCAAGAAGGAATCAATAATTGATTCCTTCTTTTATTTCCGGTTAATACCCAGAGCTAATTTTCGATTTTCAATTCTATTGATCAAATTATTTTGATTACAAACAACTGAGTATTATTTTCATTTCATACCTTTTACTCAATAAATATATGATCAACAATAAATTAACGACCATTATTATAATCATCCTGATGGTCTTTTCATTATCGTTTGTTAACGCTCAAAGAAGAAAAAAGAGCAATGCGAGCAACTCAACTCCAACAAAATTAACCGACTCCACATTTTCCGGTATTAAATTCAGAAACATTGGCCCTGCTTTTATGTCCGGAAGGATTGCTGATATCGCTATTCACCCGGAAGATGAAAGTACCTGGATCGTAGGAGTTGGCTCAGGCGGTGTCTGGAAAACAACCAATGCCGGCACAACATGGAAACCAGTCTTTGACGATCAATCTTCCTACTCCATCGGATGTGTGACTATAGACCCTTCTAACCCCAATGTAGTTTGGGTAGGAACCGGTGAAAATATTGGAGGAAGACATGCCGGTTATGGTGATGGAATCTATAAAAGTTCTGATGGAGGGCAATCCTGGCAAAACATGGGTTTAAAAAACTCAGAACACATTTCTAAAATCATCATCCACCCTATAAACTCTGATATCATCTGGGTTGCTGCTCAGGGTCCACTTTGGAGTAAAGGTGGCGAACGCGGTTTATATAAATCAACAGATGGTGGTAAAACCTGGAATAAAACACTTGGTGGAAGTGAGTGGACAGGAGTAACCGACATATTGATCGATCCTCGAAATCCTGACCTATTATATGCTGCCACATGGGACAGGCACAGAACAGTGGCGGCTTATATGGGCGGCGGACCAGGAACCGGCCTTCATAAAAGTACTGATGGAGGCGAAACATGGAAAGAACTAACCTCAGGTCTGCCGGAAGAAAACATGGGAAAAACAGGTCTTGCGATGTCTTATGAAAATCCGGATGTAATCTATGCGGCAATAGAACTAAAGCGCAGAACCGGAGGAGTTTATATGTCTTCTGATCGCGGGGAGACCTGGACCAAACAATCAGATGCAGTTGCAGGTGCGACAGGACCTCATTATTATCAGGAACTGTATACTTCACCTCATCAACCCGGCAGATTATATCTGGTCGATGCCTGGATGCAATACTCGACTGACCATGGCAAAACATTTAAACGATTAAACAACAAGCATAAGCACGGAGATAATCATGCTATAGCATTTAAAAAAGATGATCCTAATTACCTTCTAGTAGGTACTGATGGTGGTCTTTATGAATCTTTTGATCTGGGAGAAAACTGGAAATTTGTTAAAAATCTGCCCGTAACACAGTATTATAAAGTAGCGCTGGATGATGCAGAACCATTTTATAATATTTATGGCGGAACCCAGGACAATTCCACCCAGGGAGGCCCTTCCAGAACAGATAATTACCACGGCATTCAAAACTCAGACTGGAAAGTAGTACTAAACTGGGATGGCCATCAACCAGCAACAGAGCCGGGCAATCCGGATATTATTTACGCCGAAAGACAGGAAGGAAATCTTTCAAGAGTGGATATGATCACCGGTGAAGCAACGGACATTCAACCTCAACCCGGTGAAAACGAGCCGCACGAACGTTTTAACTGGGATGCTCCTATCCTGGTTAGTCCTCATAATCCAACGACCATCTTCTTTGGTTCCTACAGAGTTTGGAAATCAGATAACAGAGGAGATTCATGGACAGCTATCTCCCGTGATCTAACAAGAAATCAGAACAGGATAGAACTACCCATCATGGGTAAAAAGCAAAGCTGGGACAATTCATGGGATTTCCTCGCAATGTCAAACTATAATACCATCACTTCACTGGCAGAATCACCGGTAACAAAGGGTGTAATTTATGCCGGAACAGATGATGGATTGATCCAGGTGACTGAAGATAGTGGTGAAAACTGGCGAAAAATAGAGGTCGGTTCGATTCCCGGAGTTCCATCAACTGCCTTTGTAAATGACATTAAAGCTGATCTTTATGATGAGAGCACTGTTTATGTGGCTTTGGATAATCATAAATACGGTGATTTCAGTCCTTATCTTGTCAAAAGCACTGATAAAGGTAGAACATGGGCTTCAATAAGCGGGAATATTCCCGATAACACATTAGTCTGGAGATTAGTACAGGATCATGAAGAAAAGAATTTGATGTTTGCTGCTACTGAATTCGGTATTTATTTCACCGTAGATGGCGGATCGAACTGGATAAAGTTCGAGAGCCTCCCTACTATTTCTTTCAGAGACCTGGCCATTCAAAGGAGA encodes the following:
- a CDS encoding WD40/YVTN/BNR-like repeat-containing protein, whose product is MINNKLTTIIIIILMVFSLSFVNAQRRKKSNASNSTPTKLTDSTFSGIKFRNIGPAFMSGRIADIAIHPEDESTWIVGVGSGGVWKTTNAGTTWKPVFDDQSSYSIGCVTIDPSNPNVVWVGTGENIGGRHAGYGDGIYKSSDGGQSWQNMGLKNSEHISKIIIHPINSDIIWVAAQGPLWSKGGERGLYKSTDGGKTWNKTLGGSEWTGVTDILIDPRNPDLLYAATWDRHRTVAAYMGGGPGTGLHKSTDGGETWKELTSGLPEENMGKTGLAMSYENPDVIYAAIELKRRTGGVYMSSDRGETWTKQSDAVAGATGPHYYQELYTSPHQPGRLYLVDAWMQYSTDHGKTFKRLNNKHKHGDNHAIAFKKDDPNYLLVGTDGGLYESFDLGENWKFVKNLPVTQYYKVALDDAEPFYNIYGGTQDNSTQGGPSRTDNYHGIQNSDWKVVLNWDGHQPATEPGNPDIIYAERQEGNLSRVDMITGEATDIQPQPGENEPHERFNWDAPILVSPHNPTTIFFGSYRVWKSDNRGDSWTAISRDLTRNQNRIELPIMGKKQSWDNSWDFLAMSNYNTITSLAESPVTKGVIYAGTDDGLIQVTEDSGENWRKIEVGSIPGVPSTAFVNDIKADLYDESTVYVALDNHKYGDFSPYLVKSTDKGRTWASISGNIPDNTLVWRLVQDHEEKNLMFAATEFGIYFTVDGGSNWIKFESLPTISFRDLAIQRRENDLVGASFGRGFFVLDDYTMLRDVSQSSLEEEAVLFPTRKAWWYVPRSVLGFNEEKGSMGAAHYTAPNPEFGAVFTYYLKDEYKTKEEKRQEAEKKLPGLTRTYLFLVMKNWL
- a CDS encoding amidohydrolase family protein, producing the protein MKSIIKSILTIACISLLQSCTPTTANKDSENLSEKESSKTYTGPIIDMHMHAYSKPNPLFGEMVNPTTGDKYIGSKDVTSHEKETADIMRKHNIVKIMLSPPTHQTIKKWLKMHPEKIISGQIISDPTKIPLDTLRAWHKSGELDVIGEVAPNYEGIKPDDKKITPLFDLAEELNIPIAFHILPGGPPGGVYFAYPKTRASHARPLLIEEHLISHPKVPIYIMHAGWPFADEMKALMYAHPQVYVDVGVISWVLEESEFHSYIKELVDAGFEKRIMFGSDQMAFTSMIEKAIHNLNSSDLTLEQKEDIFYNNAARFLNLSDETIKEHKQMASK